In the genome of Candidatus Cloacimonadota bacterium, the window CTATATCCGGTTTAAGTGGTTTTTTATAGTCAATAGTAATCGTAACGGTTACTGCCTTGATATTATTGTGCAGGATGATCTTTGCCATTGCCTCATCAAGTATAGCAGCAACAATACCACCGTGTATGATGTTATCATACCCTTCGAAATGCACTGGTAGTCGAAACTCTGCCTGAGCAATATTATCAGGATACGTGAAAGTCAACTTTAATCCGATCGGATTATTCATGCCACAGATAAAGCAATTATCATATCTCTCTTCCATATAAGGTCCTCAGATTCACTTTTATTTGACAGCAAAACTATTCAATAAATTTTTTCTCTTAGTATGAGGTGAAAGATGAGACCAATAGAATACAAAATACTTAAAATGTTAGAAAAAGAGAGCTTGAGTTTCGATG includes:
- a CDS encoding PaaI family thioesterase yields the protein MEERYDNCFICGMNNPIGLKLTFTYPDNIAQAEFRLPVHFEGYDNIIHGGIVAAILDEAMAKIILHNNIKAVTVTITIDYKKPLKPDIDYIVKGSIINIRKKIIETEATIVDNVDVYAKATAKFFSIS